DNA from Mesorhizobium loti R88b:
GATTGTCGCTTGACGAAAACGGCTGGGCCGATTTTGACGCGCTTTGTGCGGTCATCCGGACGAAGTTCGGCGCATCGGCCGCCGACGTTTTGCGCATCGTCGAAGAGAATCCGAAAAAGCGCTTTGCCGTCGATGGCAATCGCATCCGTGCCGTGCAGGGCCACAGCGTCGATGTCGATCTCGGCCTGCCGCCGTCGGTGCCGCCTGATTTGCTCTATCACGGCACCAAGGAAGAGTTTCTCCCCAGCATTCTGCGCGAAGGCCTGACCAGCCAGTCACGCCAGCACGTTCACTTGTCAAAGGATGTGGAAACGGCTCTGATCGTGGCGCGGCGCCGTGCCGGGAAAAGTGCTATCCTGCAAATCGACTCGGCATCCATGACCAAGGACGGGGTGTCATTCT
Protein-coding regions in this window:
- a CDS encoding RNA 2'-phosphotransferase; this encodes MPNDTQVSKFMSLVLRHAPQEAGLSLDENGWADFDALCAVIRTKFGASAADVLRIVEENPKKRFAVDGNRIRAVQGHSVDVDLGLPPSVPPDLLYHGTKEEFLPSILREGLTSQSRQHVHLSKDVETALIVARRRAGKSAILQIDSASMTKDGVSFFLSDNGVWLTNHVSPRYLTQMLERELP